The following is a genomic window from Miscanthus floridulus cultivar M001 chromosome 14, ASM1932011v1, whole genome shotgun sequence.
TAACTGCATCGTACTGTTACTCTAGTGTGTAGAGTAGTActaaatccgttccaaattatagtttgtttgacttttttgacctcAAGTTCGATCACTTGTCTTGTTAAAAAAATTTATGCTAAatatcacttttttttttttgttgtggcttgctttattaacaaaagttctttgagaatgacttaaatttgactatgtttgcacaattttttttaataagACGCGCGATCAAATTTGAGGTAAAAAAAATCGAAcaaattataatttagaacagagctACCTTGTAGCCAAACATGATTCTCTTCTCCCGTGAAACTCGCTCGTACTTGTAGTGGTACCACATAGGATGGCTGCCATGAATGAACTAGGTACGACTATTTCCTCTGTTCATTGGCCACAGTGCCATGGAAATCAAACCCCTGCTCACAAAACGCCCAACAAAGCATGGCACTAGTAGTTCTGTTGTTCATCAAAAGGCCATGCGCCTGAAAGGAACATTCCAAGACGATACTGGTCCCAGTCACCAGACACCAGTAGTAATAATTGGCTAaattgcactgcactgcactgcagctGGACAGAGCCATGGCTTCTAGCTATCCGTTTCTCTCCAATCTGTACCTAGATTTGTACCCTGGAATTTTCATCCGAGTAGCAGACAAAAAATGCAAGCTCTCAACTTTACATTGTATTCTCGTCCTTTTGTGTTAGTTGCattcagaaaagaaaaaaaaatcttaaatCAACATCGAAGGTGTGACACTTCCATCAGGAGTGTCTTGTTCTTCCTGCCCAACTCTCAGCCACTCAGTGTAGATGATGATATCTCCTTGCATTGTTAGCAATGGCACGAACTCTAGAATAAAAAATTGCAAGCAACATCTATCATAAACATCCAGCAACAGCAATGGTGGTTACACCCACATCACATAACAAGCTCCAGATCTTGATGAGCCACCAGGCACCAGGCAAATGTGCACCGTTCGATCCAATCCAAAgcagagcaagaagaagaagaaagaacaaCGCAATTGCGAccatgaaaagaagaagaattaCACCGAATCTTGCGCGTCCATTTCCCGATCGGCGCGCAAACCCGTCTCCGAATTCCAGCATGGTGTGGTGTCACCCACCAAAATTCTATCACGAAACATTTTGATTTTTGGCAACAGGTCTAGAGTAGTCGTAGTAACAGTAATAGTACAGAAAGAATGATGAATCCAGGAGCTCCCGTTCgtgatggctgctgctgctgtaatATTTTATCCTCTTGTATGTATGTAAAGGCAATGCAAAGGAGGATCGATAGATGGATGGCTCTCAATGCAACTCTGAAATAAAGTTTTCTCAAGGGCAGAATGGCGTGCCGTCCTTCTCGCGGTGTGACGGGATGACGAAGTGCCTGATCCGGCCGACCTGCTCGGCGAGGTACCCCTCGCAGAGGAACGCCTTGGAGAAGGCGTCCTCGACGGGCCGGTCGACGTCGTGCACGAAGACATCGGTGGGTCCATCCCCGGGcctgcgcgcgcgcgccgccatgCCGGCGGTGTAGATGGCGCCCATCCGTCCCGGCGCCTGCGGCGTCCACCCCGTGGGCGCGTCCACCATGATGAGGTCCCACTCGAGCTCGCGGAACACCGGCGGCAGGCCCCTGAGCGCGAGGCGGCACGACGCCTCGGCGGCGGCCGTCAGGTCCGGCTGCGCGATGCAGGCCGGGTGGTCGCGGAGCTGCAGGAGGGAGTCGGCGTCGGTGAGCACGGTGTCGTAGGCGACGTGGTAGGAGTCGAGCGCCGGGTGCGTGGACCGCACGGCGGCGATCCACGACGCGTCCTCCTCCAGGAACACGGTCCGCCCGCCGTGGTTGAGCGCCGCCCACATCGGGCTGTCGTGGCCCAGGCCGAAGACGAGGAAGTTGCAGGGCGCGCGGCGCTGCAGCACGCGCAGCGAGACCCCGATCTCGTCGGCGGTCTGCTGCGGCGTCACGTTCGAGGTGGTGTAGTGCACCAGCGCCTCCATCACCGGCAGCGGCAGGCCCGTCGCCTTGGCGCACTCCGCCGTGTCCTGATGATCCTGCTGCCGCTGGGAcgtggagaaggaggaggaagagggagaggttGTTGGGGCGGCAGGGGAGGAGACCAGCAGGGTGCGCGCGGCGAAGACGAGGAGGAAGCCCGCGAGCGCGGCGGCGGGGAGCAGGCGCAGCGCCAGGCCGGCCTTGCCCTGCTGCGCGAGCTTGGCGCGCAGGGAGGCGAAGTGGATGGCCTTGCGGACGTGCATGGTGCTGGACATGGCGATGGCGGcgcttgctcctcctcctcctcctccctgttGGCTTGGTCCGTCCTCTGAGACTGAGAGATCAATCTAATCTACTATGGCGGCGGGGTGATAAAgtttgccgccgccgctgctgcaacTGCATgcaaagaagaaagatttggtggTTTGGTGACGCCGCGGGCGATGGCAATGATGGCGCGAGCGCGAGTGAGGTGAAGTGAAGTGAAGGAGAGGCAAACGGCAACCGAAGAAAAGATGATAGATGAGCGAGCAGAGGATTGGATGGGGAGGGGAGGAGGACGACTCCACCTCCAAGCTTATTATTAATAAGTTTGGTGGCGCGGGGCGCGGGCGCCTCCACGTCTGTACTGTGACTGTACGTGACGTGCTCGCCGGGGGTGGGGTGGTTGCTTTCAGTTCAGCTGCTCGCAGTGGAGGATGTGGGGCTATTCATGGTCGCCGGCCGTGCGGATGCATTTGGGGAGAGAGGGTGGCAGGGGCAAAGCCAGAATAAATTATCACTGGGCCAAGTCGGTGCTCAACTACTCATATAAAAGCatgtttagttctcaaaattttttccaaaaagtgctacagtagtcatcacatcgaatcttacgatatgtgcatggagcattaaatgtagacgaaaaaaaactaattgcacagtttggttggaaattacgagacgaacgttttgagcctaattagtctatgattgaacactaattgccaaataaaaacgaaaatactagagtagccaaattcccaaaattcacgaactaaacacagcatAAGTAGCTTATATGTTGCAACAATATAATACACTGATCGATTGTCCAAGCTTCAATAATTTATCAGCATCTTTTCATAGCTGTTATGAAAACTATTATCATTGTTGCCTACATAGTCTCTAAGCCTATCAGATAATCCAGCCATATAGTACAAATGCATCATTCCCACCTTGTCCCTTATTGCAATCTCTGTACAAGTAACAATATAAACAAAAACACTTATCCACGTTTTCACTATACTCTAGGCAATCATATTTAGTGAACTATTCATATTGAGGTGTCTTCGTCATTATTCTCATTATCACCTGTTGCGGGTAATTTTCTTTTAAAGAATCTTTCCAACCTACTTTGATTACCTATGAAATTAGTCACATAATAAAAATTAAAGTAGATAGATACTAAATTACTAATGTGCAAGTAGCCTACTATTAAAAGTCACTAGTGATTATTGAAATGCAACTATGCAAGCTTTACTCAAGTAGACAGGTAGAATGAAAGAGCACGCTCTTTGGTGGAAAGCCTTAAGACCTCATATTTCGGACTAGATTGCTTTAATTAGCAATTGCAGAATAGGGTATTTAGGGTACCTGGACAGGCAGACAGAAGATGGGCAAAGAGTTTATCGCCGCCGGCCACCAGCAAGTCGTCACTGTGATTTGCGCCAAGCGTCTTTGAGACGCGAGACAGAGAACGAACGAGCGGCCGCTGGGCGCTGGGCACCGGCGCCGCTTGCCAAATGCTAGAACAATGGAGATCGGAAGATGAAATGACGACTACTCAGTCTAGGGCTCCAGGCTGTAGCGGAGGCTGGAGGCAAATGTTTGGCCTTCTGGGCTGCTGCCTGTACAGTGTTGCAATTTACATTCACGTAATGTAATCACGTTCCAGGTCTAGGAAGCAGAAGATGGGCCGAACTGCTGGGCTGCCAACTCGCTGGGGTCCAACATATTTTCTACTGAGGTCCAACGTGGTAAAAAATCGCTGGCTATAACAGGCTACGCCAAAGTCGTCGGTGTCGGCCGACCCCGATGCCTTCACGTAGCTTCGCCCCTAAATGGTGGTGATGCATCATGCATATGCATGTGAGATGGATATACATATACTGTATTTTTATATTGGTATGTACTTATATTTGATTTGATGCTCTACTGTTGAGGAAGATGTATACTCCTAGCTGAGGAAATGAATGAGTGCCACCTATTTGGATTGGGACCAAGAAAGAAAGGAACGTAGAGCTTGGCCCGTAAGGGTTGGAGTTACAATACAATACAACCTCCTTTTGAAACCCTGCTCACTCGCTGTACGCTATACCTGGAGACGAGATATATCCTCAGATTCCACAGGACACCCACGCTAGGGAATAATATGGATTGGGTGTCATGTGCACCAAGTCCACTGAATTTAAAGACCAGACTAGATCGGCCGTTCCATAGTCCAAAGCTAAGCTAAGGGACAAAATGAGGGGCCTCCGGCTGATATTTTGTTTTCTCTCGGTCAATTTCCATgtaacatcatatgtatactgcTAGAATATTATAAAATGCATCATGAAATATTATAAAATACATCACAGAACATCACAAGTATTTTAGCAGCCACCTGAGAACATCACAGaatattaaaatacatcatagaaataACATAACACCACATGTGTATCACTTGAACATCGTAAAACACATAataaaacatcacatgtatactatatAAACATTACATGTGTATcccgtgaacatcacaaaatacatcgtaaAACTTAACTGATGGTTAAGCAAACCATCAGTCACCtgccacacaaaaaaaaaaaaactgtgggATGAGAATAGCTACTCGCTACATCAATCAAATATATCATAGTCGTAAAAAAAACACGTACGTAGTGTACTCCTACTGCATTTCATGTGGACCTTGTCCAAAGGTTAATTAGGCCGTGATTGCCTAACAATCAAGCCAAACCAACCTTTGTGTAGGAGTAGGTTGCAATGAAAGCTCGCTCAGATGAGAATGCATGAGATCGACACATGGGTAGGGTACAAATACAGTCACAAAAGGGATGATTGCACCATCAGTTTCAAGTTCAGGCACCCAATGCAATGCGCCAATCAATTATTAGATTAGATGCACCTCCTATGTTCAGCGAAAGTAGCAGCAGGATgcatgtggtggcatgcatgggACGGGAACTCTTCTGTCGCCGCCAAACTGTTGGGGGAAAACCGAAAATCGCCACGGATGAAAATGAGAACCAACAAGGTGCCCTCTGATCGATTCTGACTCTGACGGCGATTACTCGCCCGCTAGGCTATTACTGGTATGAAACTTCTCCATAGGAAGCGTATTTTCTGTTGCTTCAGGGCTGCTCTCCTCGGTTGATCAGTTCTCAGAATCAAACAAAAGCCATCTGATCTGAGCAAGCTCGATAAACTGTTGGGGGTTGGCGAGGTGTTACAAGCTACTCGATCTAATTAGGCAGGCTAAACGATTTGAGGCTTCTGGCAGAGTGGCATACTCTGGAGACGAGAAAGACGACAAGGGACCTGACCTGCTACCACTACCGGAgatcggctctttgccgagtgccaagtggatTGCCGAATGTTGTTTttcggacactcgacaaagacgtcTTTATCGAGtgtattttttgacactcggcaaagaagctctttgtcgagtgtttttttttgacactcggcaaagaagc
Proteins encoded in this region:
- the LOC136505131 gene encoding glucuronoxylan 4-O-methyltransferase 3-like, which codes for MSSTMHVRKAIHFASLRAKLAQQGKAGLALRLLPAAALAGFLLVFAARTLLVSSPAAPTTSPSSSSFSTSQRQQDHQDTAECAKATGLPLPVMEALVHYTTSNVTPQQTADEIGVSLRVLQRRAPCNFLVFGLGHDSPMWAALNHGGRTVFLEEDASWIAAVRSTHPALDSYHVAYDTVLTDADSLLQLRDHPACIAQPDLTAAAEASCRLALRGLPPVFRELEWDLIMVDAPTGWTPQAPGRMGAIYTAGMAARARRPGDGPTDVFVHDVDRPVEDAFSKAFLCEGYLAEQVGRIRHFVIPSHREKDGTPFCP